From Acidobacteriota bacterium:
CAGGGGCGAGCCGGATTCATTCGTCATAGCCGGATACTAGCATCTGTTTTACCCCAGCTTCGGATGCAGCCGGTGAAACCCTGTCGCCTCCTGATACGCCCGCGCGAACGCCGCCAGCCTCGCATCGGAGTAAAGGCCGCCCAGGAAGGTAAGCGAGACCGGAGTTCCAGGCCCTCTCGTATTTCTCCGGTCGCCATCGTCCAGATGATCCCCCAGAGGAGCGTCGTCTCCGCGCACCCCATTTGGCACAATCACTGCCGGATGTCCCGTCAGGTTGGTCGCTGAAAGCTGAGCTCCATCACTTGGGGTTACGATGACGTCCACCTCGCTGAAGAGCTTCGCCATCGCATCCATCGCCAGTGACCGGGCACGTTGCGCCTGTATATAGTCCACGGCTGAATAGAACCGTGCCCTGCGAAATGAGTTTGGCCAATCGAAGCTCTCCTGCCCATTCAGCAGGCTGTCGCGCCCGCTCAACGTCAATTCGTCGAACGCGGCGGCGGCTTCCGCGCCAAGAACGGGAGTGATATCGCCGAAGTGATACCCCTTTGGCATCTTCACTTCAACCAGCTTTACTCCCATCTTCTTCAGGGCTTCCAGCGCAGCCTGCCCATACTTCGCGTCGTATAGCTCTCTGGCGAAGTCCCTCTTATGTTCTTCCGTGGCATTTGCTTCAAGTACCGGCAGGTCAAACTCGCTCTTGAGGTAGCCCACGCGCAGCTTCTTCCAGTCGAACTCCGCATCCCAGTTGAAGGCTGCATCCTTGACGCTGCGGTCATGGCCGTCCGGGCCATAGATGGCGTTCATCACAAGAGCGCAATCTTCTACGCTCCGGCAGATCGGCCCGATCTTGTCCATCGTCCAGCTCAGCGCCATCGCACCTGTGCGCGGTACAAAACCAAACGTCGGCCGCAGCCCCGTCGTCCCGCACCGCGTGCTCGGCGACGAGATAGACCCCAGCGTCTCCGTCCCGATCGCAAACCCGACGCATCCCGCGCTTACGGCGCTCGCGCTCCCTGCCGAAGACCCGCTCGACCCCTGTTTTGGGTTCCACGGGTTCCGTGTCCTGCCTCCAAACCAGAGGTCGCCTTGTGCCAGCGCCCCCATCGTCAGCTTGGCGACGAGCACGGCTCCGGCTGCATCCAGCCTCTCGACCACGGTCGCGTCGTAATCGAAGCTCTGCTTCTCGAACCCCGCCGCCCCCCAGGTCGTGGGGTATCCCTTCACCGCCAGCAGGTCCTTCGCCCCCCACGGAATCCCATGCAGCGGCCCTCTATATTTACCTCCGGCTATCTCCTTGTCAGCCTCAGCCGCCTGTTTCAGGGCGCGCTCCTCGGTCAGCGTGATCGCAAAGTGCAGTTGGGGATCGTACCTCTTCAAACGAGCGAGATACATCTTCGTCAACTCCAGCGAGCCGACTTTTCTGGTCTTTACAAGCTCAGCCAGCACTCTCACGGAGCCGAAAGCAAGCCCTGCCTCTCCTCCTGCTACGAGTCCGTTTACTTCTGGCGATTTGCTCATCCGCATCGGCTTGCGTACCGTATCCAGCTTCATTCCCGCCGGCACCGGGTCGAAGACGAACGCCGGAGCCACACTGTTCGGGATCTTCATGCTGCGGATCACCAGCACCGAGTCGCGCTGCTGCCGGAGATCCTCCAGCACCATGGTCTTCTGCTCGGCCGTCAATTTAATAGCTGCAATCGCTGCCGCGGCATCGATCATCTCCGGGGTAATCTTCGCCAGATGATCGCGATCAACCCCAGCGCCTTCTATATTGGTTGTTGGATTCGACGAAGCCTGCGCCGCCATTCCCCACAAAACGCCTGGTAGTAGAGTCTGACCCAGCCCCGCAGCAGAACACACGCCAAGAAACCACCGCCGGTTCAACACCATAGACTGTTCGCTCATCCCGGCATTATTGCATCGGTTTGCTTACAAGCTTTCGCCCTTAAGCGGTTTTGTGACCATTTGCCCTCTCTTCAGAGGGGGTGAACTCAGCTTTGGGTTGAGGTTCCAGTGTGGCTAAATGAGCGCAGATCAACCGTTAGCCCGAAAAGAGAAATTCATTTCCCCTGGCAGGGGAAATTAGTTTCCCTGAATTTCCCTGCTGCCTGCATGGATTTGCACATACGTCTCGGGGTTATCAGGTAAGTACAAGAAAACACGCACCGTAATTTTATTTGGAGTTTGGAGCGCAAGGTGCATATAGGGAAGGCGTACCGCAAGTTTTGTAGGCCAAACACTTAAAGGAGTTCTATGCGTCGTCTATCTGTAGTCCTGGCTTTAGCGACCTTGGCGGGAGGGGCACCGGCGCTGCTGGCTGACTCCATCCCGTACGCGAACGTCGGCACCCCGGCCCCCTCTTCAACCTTGGTTGCACAAAGCACCGGAAGCGTCACAGGATACTTCCTCGGACAAAGTGCCGCCGACAATTCGGTCGTTCGGATGATTGATGTCACCAGCGGATATACCAGCGTTTATTTATTCCCGAACCACAGCACTGCGGTTGGAGCTTCCGCAGACTTTGGTCCAGTCAACGCTGGAGATATCCTGATCTTTGAGTTGTTGGATCTCAGCAGTGGGTTCACGCTTTCTACCGATGCAGCAACCAACATTGACGGAGTCAACCATGGCTACGCCACCCTCTTCGCTGGCGGTCTGCTCGGAACCGAGACTTATCCGGCGGGGACCTACATCGGAATGGAAGATACTCCGTGGGGCGACTACGACTACAACGACAACCAGTTCCTCTTTACCAACGTAGCTCCTGCTCCTGAGCCCGGAACGCTTCTGCTCCTCGGCACCGGAATCCTTGGCGCTGCTGGAACCCTGCGTCGCAAGATGTTCGCACGCTAACCTGCTTCACTCACCAAATAAATGGCCTGGTCATCGACCGGGCCATTTCCTTTTAACCACTTTAGTCTTCAGAGATAGATGCCGTCATTCTGAGCGTAGCGAAGAATCCCAGTATGGCCAGCCCTGCGCTTAGATGTCGAGGTTCTTCACATCCAGAGCGTTCTCTTCGATGAACTTGCGCCGGCTTTCGACATCCTCGCCCATCAGCGTGGTGAAGATCTCTTCGCAGGCAGCAATGTCTTCCAGCTTCACCTGCAACAGCGTCCTCCGCTCCGGATCCATGGTCGTCTCCCAAAGCTGAGGAGCCGTCATCTCGCCCAGACCCTTGTACCGTTGCACCTGGTACTCCTTGCGGCCCTGCTCGATGACGTACTCGAAGACCTCGCGCGCCGTCTTCTTCTCTACCGGATCCTGTGAAGCCTTGCTCTGCCGCTTTCCGGCCTTTGCCTCAAGCGCCGTTCCCGGAGCTGCCGCCGTCTCAGCTACGCCTTCATCTGATGCAGCTTCTTCTGCCTCTTCCGCAGCCTCCGCTTTGGAGCCCTTCGCAGCGTACTCGATCACGAACGGCCCCGTAAGCTGCTCGCGAATCTGGGCATGCTTGCCCAGCATCTGCCTGCTCTCGGGAGCGGAGGCCAGCGTCCAGTCGATCGTCCGCACCGCACCCTGCGCATCGGTAAAGTTCACCGAGTACATCTTGTGCTCTTCGTCGAACTCCACTTCTCCGACATGCTTGAACTGGTAGGTCTTCGCCACCGCTTCCAGCTTCGCCTTCATCGCTTTCAGCTTGTCGGGGGACTCGAAGTCTGCACGCTTGGCCGGCTCCTTGCCCTCGTGGGCAAACAGGTCGGCGAACTCGCGCGTGACCTCTTCGTTCCGCAGCCGCTTCTCCACCTTGTCGAAGAAGCCGAGGTAGTCGTTCAGCTGCCCCATGAACTTCGTCAGCGCCGCGCCTTCCAGCTTCGCGCCGCCCTCGCCGTAGCGGATCACCATGCCATCCGAGGCACGCTTGACCATGACGGAGACGTACTCGCGGTCGTCCTTGATGTACTGCTCGAACTTGCCCTTCTTGATGCGGTACAGCGGCGGCTGTGCGATGTACACATGTCCGCGCTTGATCAGCTCTGTCATGTGACGGAAGAAGAACGTCAGCAGCAGCGTGCGGATGTGCGATCCGTCGACGTCGGCATCGGTCATCAGGATCAGCTTGCCGTAGCGCAGCTTGGTTGTGTCGAAGTCGTCCTTGCCGATGCCCGTGCCCAACGCCGTAATCATGGCGCGAATTTCTTCGTGGCCCAGCATCTTGTCGTAACGGGCCTTCTCCACGTTGAGGATCTTACCTTTGAGCGGCAGAATCGCCTGGAACTTGCGGTCACGCCCCTGCTTCGCGGTTCCGCCTGCGCTCTCGCCCTCGACCAGATACAGTTCGCAGCGATCCGGCTCGCGCTCCGAGCAGTCGGCCAGCTTGCCCGGCAGTCCGCCGCCATCCAGCGCGCCCTTGCGGCGAGTCAGATCGCGTGCCTTGCGAGCGGCCTCGCGTGCGCGGGCAGCGTCGATCGCCTTGTTGATGATCTTCTTTGCAACCGAAGGGTTCTGCTCGAGGAAGGCGCCGAGACGCTCGTTGATGAACGCCTGGACAGTTCCTGCGATGTCGGAGTTCAGCTTGCCCTTCGTCTGTCCTTCAAACTGCGGCTGCGACAGCTTCACGCTGATCACGGCCACAAGGCCCTCGCGAACGTCGTCGCCCGACAGGTTCTCCTTCACGTCCTTGAACAGGCCCATCTGCTGGCCTGCCCAGTTGATCGTGCGCGTCAGTGCCGCGCGGAAGCCCTGAAGGTGCGTTCCGCCGTCGACCGTGTTGATATTGTTGGCGAAGGTGAAGATCGTTTCGGAGTACGCGTCGTTGTACTGGAGCGCAATCTCCATGGCGACGTTGTCGCGCTCGGCCTCCATGTAGATCGGCTTGTCGTGCAGCACCTGCTTGCCCTTGTTCAGGTGCTTGATGAACTCCGCGATGCCGCCGACGTACTTGAACTCCTGGTGCTTCGCCTCACCCGTCTTGGCGTCGGCGGTGCGCTCGTCCGTCAGGTGAATCTCAAGGCCCTTGTTCAGGAAGGCCAGCTCGCGCAGGCGCTGGGCCAGCGTGTCGTAGTTGTACTCGGTGACGGTGAAGATACTCTTGTCGGGAAGGAAGTGAATCTTCGTCCCCAGCTTCTTCGACGGACCCATCTGCCGCAGCTTGCTGATGGGGTCGCCCTTGGAGTAGTCCTGCGTCCAGGCAAACCCGTCGCGCCAAATCTCAACGTCAAACTCTTCCGAGAGCGCGTTCACGCAGCTCACACCAACGCCGTGCAGACCGCCCGAGACCTTGTAGTTCGACGCGTCGAACTTGCCGCCCGCGTGCAGCATGGTCAGGACAACCTGTACGCCCGGCATCGTCTTGCCGTTGACGGTCTTGTTATCCACGGGAATGCCGCGTCCGTCGTCGGTCACGGTGATGGAGTTGTCGACGTGGATGGTGACGTCGATCCGTGAGGCATGGCCGGCCAGCGCCTCGTCCACCGAGTTGTCGACGACCTCATAAACCAGGTGGTGCAACCCCTGCTCGCCGGTCGAGCCGATATACATCGCAGGGCGCTTTCGGACTGCGGCAAGACCCTCGAGAACGGTAATGTTCTCCGCCGAATAGCCGCCTGAGGCCGGCTTTGCCTGACCAGTTTTCTGGTCGCTGCTCTCTTCCAAAAGTTCCGTTCCAGTCGGGACTGCGGTCGTTGCCATGTAACTCCTGAAATTGCTGGGATTGACCCTCCGGGAAACTGTAGTCTCAATCCGCTGAAGCCCGCGTAAATCAAGCACTTAAGACTAATTTCAACCGGGATTTTCCGTAACTTAAGTATAACACGCGCAGGGGAGGAAAAGCCGGGTTTGGAGCGCTTCACGAGGGCACGTACCCACCCCGATTCCACCTGGCCCGCAGCTAACTTCAACACCCGCCTATCTCGTTCTGCGAAAGCAATTTATCAGCCAAAAGCAGGCGTTCCACAGACGCAACTTCACGTCCAACAGGTAACCGAAGGGGTTGCACCCAAAGTTGTACTGCCCAATCCCCCGACGATTGCTATTGTCATTCCCCAGAGGTGAAACATTTCATGAAACTGAATCGCTTGTTGATGGCATCTGCCCTCTGTCTTACTTTGTCGGCCTCCTCCTCCGCTTTTGCTTGTGAGCATGGCAATGGATGGCTCTTTTCCTACTTCCACCACTGCGACCGCGACAACGACAACAATCGTGATCATGATCGCAACAGTAAACGTCAGTGCGACCAGAACGGCCAGGACTCCGGTCGAGGCAATAACTGTGACCGAGGCAAGGGCAACGGTGGAGGCTACTGCGGCACCGGCGGCGGAACCTCGACCGGTGGCGGCGGCAATACCGGCGGCGGTGGCACCCCTATCGGTAAGTAGATCAGTAATAGCCATTAGCCAAAAAAACGCCAGACAAGCGCCCACTGGCACACCTCTAAATCCCCATCTTCAGGAAAGGTGGGAAACCTTTTAGCGGCTCCGGTCCTCACAGGCCGGGGCCGTTTTGTCTTCGCGCTCTCTCGACTCCACATTAAGTGACAGAAAACAAAACATATATGGCTTCTAACAAAGAAGCCCCTACCGAAATATAGGGGGAGGGGATGCTTTGATGTCAGGCTCTCGTAGATTTCGGATATACTCGATAGGTTGCCGAAAAAGCAGCAAATCCAGAATCACTAAGTTCTAGGATCACTAATGCCAAAGTTGAAGACACACTCAGGCGCGGCCAAGCGCTTCAAGAAGACCGGCACGGGCAAGTTCAAGCGCGGCCAGTCCAAGATGCGCCACATCCTCACCTCGAAGAAGACCAAGACCAAGCGTCACCTGCGCTCGATCACCCTGGTCTCCGAGGCGGATTCGGCCAAGGTCGCCCGCATGATTCCTTACGCCTGAGATTTGGGCGAAGGAATCGAGAGAGTTTTTCAGATCGAGCCGCTGAAATCAGCAAAGGGCCGGTAAAAGCGTAAAGGCCCCTGGAGAATCGCAAGCGAACTCCACCGAGATCTGAAGTTGCAAAGCGAGTGAAGAGGCCACCTTGCCTCCAGCCGCTAAAACGAAGTACGCAAAAGGAGACGCACCATGCCCCGTGTAAAACGGAGTACAAAACGCAGCGACCGCCGCAAAAAGATCCTCAAGCGCGCGAGTGGCTACTTCCTCACAAAGTCCAAGCTCTATCAGGCAGCACAGGAGGCCGTCGAGCGCTCCCTGATGTTTGCCTACACCGGCCGCAAGCAGAAGAAGCGTCAGTTCCGCTCCCTCTGGATCGTCCGCATCGGCGCTGCCGCCAAGCTGAACGGCATGAGCTACTCGACCTTCATCGACGGCCTCAAGAAGGCGGGCAACGGTCTCGATCGCAAGATCCTCGCCGACATCGCCGCCAACGACGCAGCCGGCTTCACCGCGCTCGCCGAGCAGGCCAAGGCCGCTCTCGCAGCCGCGAAGTCCGAGAAGAAGGCCGCCTAAGCCCGAATCGAAGAAATACGAAAAGAGGCACCGCGCCAAAGCGGTGCCTCTTTTCATTGCACGAATTATTGCCCGAAAGTCTCTGCGTATCGAAGCTAGTGTGTCCGCCGCATTACATCGAAGGTGTCAACCACGGTTCCGTCGGTTGCTGTTACGGTGACGTGGAGTTTGTCTTTGCTCGCATCGACATGGGCGACCTGGTCCTGGCCCACAACGAGCACGGGGTAGTTGTTGCCTGCCTCTCCTGCGTTGAAGTGAACGAAGCGGTGATAGTGACCGGCAATGACGAGGTCGACCTTTGCCGCGTTGGCGACTGCGGTCCAGTCGGTGTTATGCCCGTCGAGCCAGCCCCAGTCCGGCTGGTGCATGAGCACGACCCGGAACGGAGCCGCAGCCAGTTCGGGATCACTCTTTACCTGTTCACGGAACCATTGCAGCTCCTGTGCCCGATAAGGGGCCTGGCGGTTCAGGCCTGCGTAGACAGGCGTCGCGTCCGGCTTGTCCTCACCGGAGTCCATGATCAATAGATGGACCGGACCCGTGCTGCGCGCATAGAAGTAGCGGCCCTCGCCGGCTGGAGTCAGGTAGTTCGCCATGCTTCGCGCAAAGGGCCCGCGCCACTCATGGTTGCCACGGGCTATCAGCAGAGGCTTGCCGTTCAGAGCTTTGCCGAGAGGGTCCAACCAGTGATCGAAGACCTGGTCTTCGTCGGTTGCATAATCCAGGCCGTCGCCGAGATGGACGAGAAAGTCGGTTGAGGACCACGGGATGCTGCTCATCAGGGAGCTGATCCGTGGCAGGCTCTCATGGGTGTCTGTAATCAGGCTGAAGGAGATGTCCTGTCCGCTGGGGGGAAGCGTGGTCAGACTGTAGACGGCGCTTTGTGTGGGGGTTCCATCCACCGGCCAGTAAGGCTTCAATCGAACGACGGGGGTGGCCACAATGCGGTACTGGTATCGCTGCCCGGCCTTGAGTCCGGTGAGCTCGATGCGGTGCAGGGTGGTCACCGGCAGTTGGCCGAATTGATTGGCCTCTGCGGTCTGCTGGAAGTTGCCAGGACCGTATTCGATGCGCGTGATCGCAGGGACGTTCGTCGTCCACTCGATGGTGGCCGAAGTCTGGGAGGCGGCAACGGCGATGGGGCCATGCACGATGACAGCGTTGGCTTCCACCACAGGCGCTGGACGGTTGGCAGCATCGTTGGCTGCCGGTGCGGGGTGGTTTGCGAGCGAGGGCCTGTGTGGCGTGACTTGAGCTGCGACCGAGCAGGTGGCGGTCGTGACAACAGCCAGAACCATACCAAGACGATGAAGCATTGTCTGTCTCCGTGGGTATTTCGAAATGTTGCTTTGTCTTATTAATTACCACTATCGGAGAGAGAATAAATTTATTTAAGTAAGGAAAGAGAATGCCTTCAGGAGGGGAAGGGGTCCCTTACCCCATCTGCCGCCGTCGTATGCTAAGGAGGGAATTCGATTTATGTCCTTGTTACGGAAGAAGCTGCTACTGGCAATCGGAGTACTGTGTTGCGCGGCCCCGCTCTGCGCGCAGCAGATCGCCCTCACCTTCGACGACCTGCCGGAGAATGGCGAGCTGCCGCCGCACGTCACCCGGTTGCAGATCGCGCGTTCGATCCTGGCAACGCTCAAGCGCGAGAGGATGCCCCCGATCTATGGCTTCGTCAACGCAATCTCATTTAAAGACGCGCCGGAAGAGATCTCGTTCCTGAAGGCGTGGCGGGCCGCCGGGCAACCGCTCGGCAATCACACCTACTCGCATGCCTCGCTGACGGCCGATACAGTCGCGCAGTACGAGACGGAGATCGCGAAGGACGAGCCGGTCCTCAAGCGGTTCATGGGCAGCCAGGACTGGCGCTGGTTCCGCTACCCCTATCTCAGCGAGGGCGAGACGCCCGAAAAGCGCGATGCGATCCGAAGCTATCTCGACCAGAAGGGGTACAAGATCGCGCAGGTCTCGCTCGACTTCAAGGACTACCTCTGGACCGACGCCTACGTCCGCTGTGCCCAGCAGCACAACGCGAAAGAAATGCAGGCGATGGAGCAGGGGTATCTTGCCGCGGCCGATCAGTCGATCACGGTCTTTCGCCAGGGGACGCAGGCTCTTTATGGCCACGAGATTCCCTACGTTCTGCTGCTGCACGTGGGCGCGCTCGATGCAAAGATGTTGCCGCGACTTATCGCCTTGCTGCGCCAGCGTGGCTTTACCTTCGTCACGCTCCCCGAGGCCATGAGCGATCCGGCCTACAAGGAGAACCCCAACGTCGCGCTCGCCGATGGGGTACCGTTTCAGGAGCAGGTTGCCATCGCGCGTCACCTCACCTTCCCGCACATCGAAGACCGTGCCAAATATCTGGACTCCGTCTGCCCGGAGCATTGATCAGTTTTCATCATGTCAACCAGCACGTGTCCGATATGATTTAGGAGATGCCTGAGATCGAGACCCAGCAGCGCCTCACCTACAAGCAGGGAAGCGCCCGGAAGAGCGCCCCGGGCGAGGCATCTTTTGAATCGTGGGGCCGCTATCCCTCGTACAAGGCCAACATCATTCCGCTGCATTGGCAGAGTGACTTTCCCGCGGCGGTCCGTGGAATCCATGATGCCGTCCTGCCGGTTGGCCTGGGACGCAGCTATGGCGATGTTTGTCTGCTCGATCAGGGAAATCTGTTACCCACGCCGGCGATGAACCGCCTGATCTCCTTCGATCCCGAGACTGGTTTACTGACTGCCGAAGCAGGCATCTCGCTGGCGCAGATCCTCGACTTCTCCGTGCCGCGCGGGTTCTTCCTGCCCGTCACTCCGGGAACGAAGTACGTCACGCTCGGCGGCGCGATCGCCAATGACATTCATGGCAAGAACCATCACGTCGCCGGGACCTTCGGCCGTCACGTCACGGAGTTCGAGCTTGTCCGCTCCGACGGAACGGTTCTGCGCTGCTCGCCGAACGAGAACCCCGAGTTCTACGCGATGACCATCGGCGGGCTCGGCCTCACGGGGCTCATCCGCTGGGCGACGCTCAGGCTCAAGCCGATCGTCTCGCGCAAGATCGACTACGAGGGAATCCAGTTCCACGGCATCGACGAGTTTCTTTACCTCACCGAGGCGAGCAAGGAGATCGAGTACACGGTCAGTTGGGTCGATTGCACCTCGACCGGAAAAAACTTCTGCCGCGGCATCTTCATGCAGGGCGATCACTCGACCCGCCGCGATGAACTGAAGCCATCGCCCGAGCCGAAGCTGGTGTTTCCCTTCAACGCTCCCGGTTTTGCGTTGAATCATGTTTCGGTCAGCGCATTCAACACGCTCTTCTTCCACAAGCAGATGGGCAAGCGCCAGGTTGCATTGCAGGACTACGAGCCGTTCTTTTATCCGCTCGACAAGGTGCTGCACTGGAACCGCATGTACGGCAAGAGCGGCCTGTTGCAGTTCCAGTACGTCATTCCTTGGAACAACGCGCGCGAGGGAACGGTAGCGATCCTCAAGGAGGTCGCGAAGTCTGGCCTCGCCAGCTTCCTGGCCGTGCTCAAGGCGTTTGGCGATGTTCCTTCGCCGGGAGTGATGAGCTTTCCGCGCCCTGGCATCACGCTCGCTCTCGACTTTCCCATCAAGCCGGGCAAGAGCTTTCCGCTGTTTGAACGCCTCGCCGACATGACGCTTGAGTTCGGCGGCCGCCTCTATCCGGCGAAGGACGCCGCGATGACCGCCGCGCAGTTTCAGGCCTTCTACCCGGAGTGGCGGCAACTGGCACGCTTCCGCGATCCGCTCATCACGTCGAGCTTCTGGGAGCGCGTCACTGGAGAACAACCGAATCTATGAGCAGCAACGCAAATCATTCGTCACGCAAGATACTCGTTCTGGGAGCTACATCCGGTATCGCCGAGGCCACCTGCCGCATCTGGGCCTCGCAGGGAGCGAGCCTGTTTCTCGTAGCGCGCAATGCCGAGAAGCTTGCGGCCGTGGCAACCGACCTTCGCACGCGCGGCGCGAGCTTTGTCGATACGGCCGTCGCCGATCTCGACGACACGGAGCAGCACCCAGCGCTGCTGGCCCACGCGGTCAATGCGCTCACCGGCCTCGACGTTGCCTATCTCGCGCACGGCGTTCTGGGAGACCAGACACAGGCGGAGCAGGATTTCAACACTGCCGCTCACATCCTTCATACCAACCTGATGGCTCCGGTCTCGTTGCTGACGTGGCTGGCAAACTTTTTTGTGCAGCGCCGTGCGGGAACGATTGCTGTGCTGTCGTCAGTCGCGGGCGATCGCGGGCGTAAATCGAACTACGTCTACGGATCGTCGAAGGCGGGGCTGTCGGCGTTTCTTGCCGGGCTGCGCAATCGCGTCGACCGCGAAGGCGTGACCGTGCTGACGATCAAGCCGGGACCGACGAAGACGGCGATGACCGCCGGCATGAAGGGCGCGGAGAAGTTTGCCGACGTCGACAAGGTTGCGGCAAGCATCGTGAAGGCGGTCGATGGACGTGCAGACTCGCTCTACGTGCCTTTCCAGTGGCAGCCGATCATGTTTGTGATCCGGCACATCCCGGAGAGGGTCTTCAAGAAGCTGAATCTCTGAGCACCCCACGCTGCGTTGCTACTCTTCGACGCGGTGGCCGTCCTTGCTGAAGAAGCTGAGTTGTCGCCGGTAGCAGCGCTGTTTTTCCAGGTCGAAGGCGATGCAGGAGTCGAAGGGCTTGGAGTAGACGTGCAGGCTGACGCAGCCTGTCGTTCCGGCGTTCTCGATCTGGTGGATGGTCTGGAGCTTGTCGACGGTGACGATGCCGGTTCCTTCGGA
This genomic window contains:
- a CDS encoding SDR family oxidoreductase: MSSNANHSSRKILVLGATSGIAEATCRIWASQGASLFLVARNAEKLAAVATDLRTRGASFVDTAVADLDDTEQHPALLAHAVNALTGLDVAYLAHGVLGDQTQAEQDFNTAAHILHTNLMAPVSLLTWLANFFVQRRAGTIAVLSSVAGDRGRKSNYVYGSSKAGLSAFLAGLRNRVDREGVTVLTIKPGPTKTAMTAGMKGAEKFADVDKVAASIVKAVDGRADSLYVPFQWQPIMFVIRHIPERVFKKLNL